One genomic window of Gossypium hirsutum isolate 1008001.06 chromosome D11, Gossypium_hirsutum_v2.1, whole genome shotgun sequence includes the following:
- the LOC107923988 gene encoding xyloglucan galactosyltransferase MUR3, whose translation MRRRPVALAPFEAMEKGSPKNQQTRLCFLASLSAFFWIFLLYFHFVVLGRSTTIEDSVPSPPFKLVSPIVNVESIPARVTKEKPPVVKPVMNTAAEKVVAYPFMRALRTVENKSDPCGGRYIYVHNLPPRFNEDMLKECKSLSLWTNMCKFTSNEGLGPPLENVEGVFENTGWYATNQFAVDVIFNNRMKQYECLTNDSSIAAAIFVPFYAGFDIARYLWGYNISRRDAASLDLVDWLMKRPEWGIMGGKDHFLVAGRITWDFRRLTEEESDWGNKLLFLPAARSMSMLVVESSPWNANDFGIPYPTYFHPAKDEEVFVWQDRMRNLERKWLFSFAGAPRPGNPKSIRGQIIDQCRQSKVCKLLECDFGESKCHSPSSIMQMFQSSLFCLQPQGDSYTRRSAFDSMLAGCIPVFFHPGSAYTQYTWHLPKNYTTYSVFIPEDDIRKRNVSIEERLSQISPEQVKIIREAVINLIPRLIYADPRSKLETLRDAFDVAVDAVINKVTKLRRNIVQGRTEYDNFVEENSWKYDLLDEGQREVGAHEWDPFFSKPKDEQRDQSAEAAKNSWKNEQRDQS comes from the coding sequence ATGAGACGCCGTCCAGTGGCGTTGGCTCCTTTCGAAGCAATGGAGAAAGGTTCCCCTAAGAATCAACAAACCCGGCTCTGTTTTTTAGCTTCTCTTTCAGCTTTTTTCTggatttttcttttgtatttccATTTCGTAGTTCTAGGACGGAGCACCACAATTGAGGACTCGGTTCCATCGCCACCGTTCAAACTAGTCTCTCCTATCGTCAATGTCGAGTCCATCCCTGCTCGGGTGACCAAGGAGAAACCACCAGTGGTGAAACCCGTTATGAATACGGCGGCTGAAAAGGTGGTAGCTTATCCGTTTATGAGAGCTTTAAGGACGGTGGAAAACAAGAGTGATCCGTGCGGGGGAAGGTACATTTATGTGCACAATCTTCCTCCGAGGTTCAATGAGGATATGCTTAAGGAGTGTAAGAGTTTGAGCCTTTGGACTAATATGTGTAAGTTTACAAGTAATGAAGGGCTTGGTCCACCACTCGAGAATGTGGAAGGGGTGTTTGAGAATACTGGGTGGTACGCCACCAACCAGTTTGCGGTGGATGTGATATTCAATAATCGAATGAAGCAGTATGAGTGCTTGACCAATGATTCATCAATCGCAGCTGCAATATTTGTGCCCTTTTATGCGGGGTTTGATATTGCAAGGTACCTTTGGGGATACAATATCTCGAGGCGGGACGCCGCCTCGCTCGATCTGGTTGACTGGCTGATGAAGAGGCCTGAGTGGGGTATAATGGGAGGGAAGGATCATTTCCTGGTAGCTGGGAGGATCACATGGGATTTCAGGAGATTGACTGAGGAGGAATCTGACTGGGGTAATAAGCTTCTGTTTTTACCTGCTGCAAGGAGTATGTCGATGCTGGTGGTCGAATCGAGCCCTTGGAATGCAAATGATTTTGGGATTCCATATCCAACATACTTCCATCCTGCAAAGGATGAGGAAGTCTTTGTATGGCAAGATCGGATGCGAAATCTGGAGCGGAAATGGCTTTTCTCTTTTGCAGGTGCACCTCGTCCCGGTAACCCCAAGTCGATAAGAGGGCAGATTATTGATCAATGCAGGCAGTCCAAGGTGTGCAAATTGTTGGAATGTGATTTTGGGGAGAGCAAGTGTCATTCACCAAGCAGTATAATGCAGATGTTCCAGAGCTCCCTGTTCTGCTTACAACCTCAAGGAGATTCATACACACGAAGATCTGCTTTCGACTCAATGTTGGCTGGTTGTATTCCTGTCTTCTTCCATCCTGGCTCGGCGTACACACAGTACACTTGGCACCTTCCGAAGAATTATACTACATATTCAGTGTTCATCCCAGAGGATGATATTCGTAAACGGAATGTTAGCATAGAGGAGAGGCTTAGTCAAATTTCTCCTGAGCAAGTGAAGATCATTAGAGAGGCAGTCATTAATCTCATTCCAAGGTTAATATATGCGGATCCTCGCTCTAAATTGGAGACTCTTCGAGATGCTTTCGATGTTGCTGTAGATGCGGTGATCAATAAAGTCACTAAGTTGAGGAGGAACATCGTCCAAGGTCGTACCGAATATGATAACTTTGTGGAGGAGAACAGTTGGAAGTACGACTTATTAGACGAAGGACAGCGCGAGGTCGGAGCTCACGAATGGGATCCTTTCTTCTCAAAACCAAAGGACGAGCAGAGAGATCAATCTGCCGAAGCTGCGAAAAATTCTTGGAAGAACGAGCAGAGAGATCAATCATAA
- the LOC121203614 gene encoding probable protein phosphatase 2C 63 codes for MMMMLRSLSRPLERCLGVRAGGDALMWHADLKPHASGDFSIAVVQANNCLEDQSQVFTSPFATYVGVYDGHGGPEASRFVNKHLFLFLHKFATEQGGLSADVIKKAFNATEEEFLRLVKRSLSVRPQIASVGSCCLVGAISIDVLYVANLGDSRAVLGRKASGDKENTVVAERLSTDHNVGVEEVRKEVEELHPDDSHIVVYTRGVWRIKGIIQVSRSIGDVYLKKPEFYRDPIFQQFGNPVPLKRPVITAEPSILIRKLKPQDQFLIFALDGLWEQLSDEAAVNIVFKNPRAGIARRLVRAALQEVAKKREMRYSDIKKIKKGIRRHFHDDITVIVIYLDKHRGFFCNKRTKQNAMGCTVAPVDIYSFNADGGDEDLLQKIT; via the exons ATGATGATGATGTTACGGTCCCTTTCCAGGCCGCTCGAACGTTGTCTTGGCGTTAGAGCTGGTGGGGATGCTCTCATGTGGCACGCTGACCTTAAACCCCACGCTTCCGGTGATTTCTCCATCGCCGTCGTGCAGGCTAACAACTGTCTCGAAGATCAAAGCCAAGTCTTCACCTCTCCTTTTGCTACCTACGTTGGCGTCTACGATGGTCATGGCGGTCCGGAAGCTTCCCGTTTTGTTAACAAACATCTCTTCCTTTTTCTCCACA AATTTGCTACAGAACAAGGGGGATTATCTGCAGATGTGATAAAGAAGGCATTCAATGCCACTGAAGAGGAGTTTTTGCGTTTGGTGAAGCGATCATTGTCCGTGAGGCCTCAAATTGCTTCAGTTGGATCATGCTGTCTAGTTGGTGCAATTTCGATTGATGTGTTATACGTGGCGAATCTCGGTGACTCGAGAGCTGTTCTTGGCAGGAAAGCTTCGGGGGATAAGGAAAACACAGTAGTGGCAGAGAGGTTGTCAACTGATCATAATGTTGGAGTCGAGGAAGTTCGAAAGGAGGTCGAGGAACTTCATCCAGATGACTCACATATAGTCGTTTACACCCGCGGAGTTTGGAGGATTAAGGGCATAATCCAG GTGTCAAGATCTATAGGTGATGTTTACCTGAAGAAACCTGAGTTTTATAGAGATCCGATCTTCCAGCAGTTCGGAAACCCTGTTCCTCTTAAAAGGCCGGTTATTACAGCAGAACCCTCGATCCTTATTAGAAAGCTTAAGCCACAGGATCAATTCCTCATCTTTGCATTAGACGGCCTATGGGAGCAGTTGAGTGATGAAGCTGCTGTAAACATCGTTTTCAAAAACCCGAGAGCC GGTATTGCCAGGAGATTGGTAAGAGCTGCACTTCAAGAAGTTGCAAAGAAAAGGGAGATGAGATACAGTGAcatcaagaaaataaaaaaggggataaggcgccattttcacgACGATATCACCGTGATTGTAATCTATCTAGACAAACACCGAGGCTTCTTTTGTAATAAAAGAACCAAGCAGAATGCCATGGGTTGCACGGTGGCCCCGGTCGACATCTATTCCTTCAATGCAGATGGAGGAGATGAGGATCTGCTTCAAAAAATTACATGA
- the LOC107923831 gene encoding NADH dehydrogenase [ubiquinone] 1 alpha subcomplex subunit 9, mitochondrial: MQAITRRLGHQSLRPTASISSIKSIYPLSGHYYGGDHPRYGSTLASHKGMGHLVRKGTGGRSSVSGIIATVFGATGFLGRYLVQQLAKMGSQVLVPFRGSEDNPRHLKLMGDLGQIVPMKYDPRDENSIKAVMAKANVVINLIGREYETRNFSFEEVNHFMAEQLAVIAKEHGGIMRFIQVSCLGSSLSSPSRFLRAKAAGEEAVLKELPEATVMKPAVMIGTEDRIMNRWAHFAKKYSFLPLIGGGSTKIQPVYVVDVASAIVAALKDDGSSMGNVYELGGPEIYTVHELAELMYETIREWPRYVNVPLPIAKAIAMPREVLLKKVPFPLPNPDIFNLDHINAFATDTVVSENALTFMDLGIVPHKLKGYPVEYLIQYRKGGPQFGSTVSEKVNPDSYP; the protein is encoded by the exons ATGCAGGCGATTACAAGGCGATTAGGGCACCAATCTCTGAGGCCAACTGCTTCAATCTCTTCTATCAAGTCTATTTACCCTCTCTCCGGTCACT ACTATGGAGGTGATCATCCGCGATACGGATCTACACTGGCTTCCCACAAGGGCATGGGCCACCTCGTTCGCAAGGGCACCGGTGGCCGATCTTCCGTCAG TGGCATTATAGCTACTGTTTTCGGCGCTACTGGATTCCTTGGTCGTTATCTTGTGCAACAACTGG ctAAAATGGGATCTCAGGTGTTAGTTCCCTTCAGAGGTTCCGAGGATAACCCTCGTCATCTCAAGTTGATGGGAGATTTAGGACAG ATAGTGCCAATGAAATATGATCCGAGGGATGAAAATTCAATCAAGGCTGTGATGGCAAAGGCTAACGTTGTTATCAATCTCATTG GAAGAGAGTATGAGACAAGAAACTTTAGCTTTGAGGAAGTGAACCATTTCATGGCAGAACAACTGGCAGTG ATTGCCAAAGAACATGGTGGTATCATGAGATTTATTCAAGTTTCTTGCTTAGGGTCTTCTCTGTCATCTCCATCAAGATTTCTAAGAGCTAAGGCTGCTGGAGAAGAAGCTGTTTTGAAAGAACTTCCTGAG GCTACTGTCATGAAACCTGCTGTAATGATTGGTACCGAGGATCGTATTATGAATCGATGGGCACATTTTGCAAAGAAATATAGTTTTCTTCCACTCATTGGTGGTGGATCTACCAA AATCCAGCCAGTATATGTTGTTGATGTTGCTTCTGCAATTGTTGCGGCCTTGAAAGATGATGGAAGCAGCATGGGAAACGTTTATGAATTGGGTGGACCAGAGATCTATACTGTGCATGAACTG GCTGAGCTTATGTATGAGACGATCCGTGAATGGCCACGCTATGTAAACGTACCTTTACCGATTGCAAAG GCAATTGCCATGCCTAGAGAGGTATTACTCAAGAAAGTGCCATTCCCACTACCAAATCCCGACATCTTCAATCTGGATCATATAAATGCATTTGCAACCGACACTGTTGTCTCAGAAAATG CTTTAACTTTTATGGATTTGGGTATTGTGCCCCATAAGTTGAAGGGTTACCCAGTCGAGTATCTTATTCAATACCGTAAGGGCGGTCCACAATTTGGTTCTACAGTCAGTGAAAAAGTTAACCCAGATTCTTATCCTTAA
- the LOC107923990 gene encoding auxin-responsive protein IAA11, which yields MQGGVGDGGSESGSVSTVSREENMVVSSEDSSCPDQSELELGLGLSLGGGGGGFKMHHVSKGGQFARILTAKDLPSLVFSAASPSSSSSSSSSSLSRADVTAKIKRTADSMAAANGFSQLVGWPPVQTHRINSMGNQAKELPTEGFNSKMENPKNETSMVEKSTIGSYQNNGNAKLRKSLFVKVNMDGIPIGRKVDLNAHGSYEKLAKTLEDMFLETSPSVSQVGSRALEHGTTNKLTRPPKLLDVSSDFALTYKDKEGDWMLVGDVPWELFVSSVKRLRIMRTSEATGLAPMLQGRNQRQRSKPN from the exons ATGCAAGGAGGTGTTGGTGATGGTGGTTCAGAAAGTGGGTCAGTGTCCACTGTGTCAAGGGAGGAAAACATGGTGGTGTCCTCGGAGGATTCTTCATGCCCTGATCAGTCTGAGTTGGAGTTGGGTCTTGGGTTGAGccttggtggtggtggtggtggttttAAGATGCATCATGTTTCAAAGGGTGGTCAATTTGCTAGGATTTTGACTGCTAAGGATCTCCCTTCTCTGGTTTTTTCTGCTGcttctccatcttcttcttcttcttcatcatcatcttctttaagTAGAGCTGATGTCACAGCTAAGATCAAGAGGACTGCTGATTCCATGGCTGCTGCTAATGGCTTTAG TCAACTTGTGGGGTGGCCTCCTGTCCAAACTCATAGAATAAATAGCATGGGTAACCAAGCAAAAGAACTTCCCACTGAAGGGTTTAACTCAAAAATGGAGAACCCTAAAAATGAGACCTCTATGGTTGAGAAGAGTACCATCGGCAGCTACCAGAACAATGGTAACGCTAAGCTCAGAAAATCTCTTTTCGTGAAGGTGAATATGGATGGGATTCCAATTGGAAGGAAGGTTGATTTGAATGCCCATGGATCCTATGAGAAGTTGGCTAAAACTCTAGAAGATATGTTTCTCGAAACGTCCCCAAGTGTTAGTCAAGTAG GATCAAGGGCGCTGGAGCATGGTACGACAAATAAACTAACAAGACCTCCGAAACTGCTGGATGTATCTTCTGACTTTGCACTTACTTACAAGGACAAAGAGGGTGACTGGATGCTTGTTGGAGATGTTCCTTGGGA GCTGTTCGTTAGTTCCGTGAAGAGGCTTAGAATCATGAGGACATCAGAGGCAACCGGATTGG CTCCAATGTTACAAGGAAGGAACCAGAGGCAAAGAAGCAAGCCCAACTAG